One window of Chionomys nivalis chromosome 10, mChiNiv1.1, whole genome shotgun sequence genomic DNA carries:
- the Tnfaip2 gene encoding tumor necrosis factor alpha-induced protein 2, with translation MLKMVTFFQGLPGQKSVPGTLDFPGSPQKSRSTSEAESEASMSEASSEDLIPSQHTGMAPDGEEEESAKKEKKSKGLANMFSVFTKGKKKKKSQPRLSDPQVQPKSSPELDGPPPTVEEVKEALESGQLETAWRVLALERELEAEATAGGTSDEELVRQQSKVEALYLLLRDQVLGVLRRPLEAPPERLHQALEVVSQQELEDGRAATAPAVAVLAATRPRCWLQLWRGSVAEMAAERLDAQPAVVPEGRSEAENRFLHMGRTMKEDLEVVVERLKPLFPAEFNVVHTYAKSYHEHFAAHLCTLAQFELCERDTYLLLLWVQNFYPNDILNSPKLAKELQGIRLGSLLPPKQIRLLEAVFLSNEVTNVKSLMTRALELESQRWARDVAPQSLDGHYHSELAIDIIQIISQSQVKAENITSDVGLQIKQMLLMELAALLRSYQRTFDEFLEKSKLLRNYRANIIANINNCPSFWTSMEQTWQIPQDSLRYLMEPLKDLKAHGFDTLLQSLFLDLKPLFKKFTQTRWATPVETLEEIITAVGVRLPEFSELKDCFREELMEAVHLHLVKEYIIRLSKRRLVLKTEEQQQQLARHILANADVIHHFCAQNGSTATWLNQALPKIAEIIHLQDPNAIKIEVATYATLYPDFSKGHLSAILAIKGNLLSSDVKSIRNILDINTEAQEPCRPLFSLIKVG, from the exons ATGCTGAAGATGGTGACTTTCTTCCAAGGGCTTCCTGGCCAAAAGTCTGTGCCGGGGACCCTGGACTTCCCTGGAAGCCCCCAAAAGTCACGCTCCACATCTGAGGCAGAATCAGAGGCCTCCATGTCAGAAGCTTCCTCTGAGGACCTGATACCATCCCAGCATACTGGGATGGCTCCggatggggaggaagaagagtctgcaaagaaggagaagaagtccaAAGGACTGGCCAACATGTTCAGTGTCTTCAccaaagggaagaagaagaaaaagagccagcCCAGATTATCAGATCCTCAAGTCCAGCCCAAGTCCAGCCCCGAGCTAGATGGTCCACCGCCGACAG TGGAGGAGGTCAAGGAGGCCCTGGAGAGTGGGCAGCTGGAGACCGCGTGGCGGGTGCTGGCATTGGAGCGGgagctggaggctgaggcaactGCCGGTGGCACAAGCGACGAGGAGCTGGTGCGCCAGCAGAGCAAGGTGGAGGCGCTGTATTTGCTGCTGCGTGACCAGGTGCTTGGGGTGCTGCGGCGGCCGCTGGAGGCGCCACCTGAGCGGCTGCACCAGGCACTGGAGGTGGTAtcacagcaggagctggaggacgGTCGGGCGGCCACGGCACCCGCGGTGGCGGTGCTGGCGGCTACGCGCCCGCGGTGCTGGCTGCAACTGTGGAGGGGTAGCGTGGCGGAGATGGCAGCGGAGCGTTTGGACGCGCAGCCAGCCGTGGTGCCCGAGGGCCGCTCGGAGGCCGAGAACAGGTTCCTGCACATGGGCCGCACCATGAAGGAGgacctggaggtggtggtggagcggCTGAAACCGCTGTTTCCCGCTGAGTTCAACGTTGTGCACACCTATGCCAAGAGCTACCACGAGCACTTCGCGGCCCACCTGTGCACCTTGGCACAATTCGAGTTGTGTGAGAGGGACACCTACTTGCTGCTGCTCTGGGTGCAGAACTTCTACCCCAA TGATATTCTGAACAGCCCTAAGTTGGCCAAGGAGCTACAAGGTATCAGGCTTGGGAGCCTCCTGCCCCCTAAGCAGATCAGGTTGTTGGAGGCTGTGTTCCTGTCCAATGAGGTG ACCAACGTGAAGTCACTGATGACCCGAGCTTTAGAGCTGGAGTCTCAGCGCTGGGCACGGGATGTGGCTCCCCAGAGCCTGGATGGCCACTACCACAGTGAGCTGGCAATCGACATCATCCAG ATCATCTCACAAAGCCAGGTCAAGGCTGAGAACATCACCTCCGATGTGGGGCTACAGATAAAGCAGATGCTACTGATGGAGCTGGCTGCACTGCTGAGgag TTACCAGCGCACCTTTGATGAATTTTTAGAGAAAAGCAAACTGTTGAGAAATTATAGGGCCAACATCATCGCCAACATCAACAACTGCCCGTCCTTCTG GACGTCTATGGAGCAGACATGGCAGATTCCTCAAGATTCCCTGAGGTACCTGATGGAGCCCTTGAAAGATCTTAAGGCTCATGGCTTTGACACCCTGCTCCAGAGCCTGTTTTTAGACCTGAAG CCACTGTTCAAGAAGTTCACACAGACCCGCTGGGCAACGCCGGTTGAGACCCTGGAGGAAATCATCACAGCTGTGGGCGTCAGGCTGCCTGAGTTCTCAGAACTGAAGGACTGTTTCCGGGAG GAGCTCATGGAAGCCGTGCACCTGCACCTGGTGAAGGAGTACATCATCCGGCTCAGCAAACGGCGCCTGGTTCTCAAGAccgaggagcagcagcagcagctggcaaGGCACATCCTGGCCAACGCTGATGTCATCCACCATTTCTGCGCTCAGAAT ggCTCCACCGCAACCTGGCTGAACCAGGCCCTCCCTAAAATCGCTGAGATTATTCACCTGCAAGATCCCAACGCCATTAAGATTGAGGTGGCCACATATGCCACCTTGTACCCTGACTTCAG CAAAGGCCACCTGAGCGCCATCCTGGCCATCAAAGGAAATCTACTAAGCAGCGACGTCAAGAGCATCCGGAATAtactggatatcaacacagagGCGCAGGAGCCGTGCAGGCCCCTATTTTCACTTATAAAAGTTGGTTAG